A portion of the Candidatus Sysuiplasma jiujiangense genome contains these proteins:
- a CDS encoding phosphate uptake regulator PhoU: METRKVQFTGNSTYTISLPKEWVRKMGVKTGDFLALSIGDSGILNVSPTIMEARRSRIKEFMIGKESPVHLERMLIGAYVMGFDTITVRAKERIDNSMKERIRHFTRSVTGVEIVEESINNIVIKDLSDPLELSQEKGVRRLHLIVKSMQEDAVGAFMNSDASLAVDVINRDYDADRLYWIIMKVHNMMMKNMMLSEKLRITVDESNSFFQIARYLERIGDHAVQIAKSVGELNEFQPGGEMKEKFANAHQIAIRMLDGAMNAFFRRNVEEANRVIDQRESLKDFLSELSRKIQKVKGEEAINLALIEESIRRTAYYSTDICEVSINYCMLP, translated from the coding sequence ATGGAAACAAGAAAAGTGCAGTTCACTGGCAATTCAACTTACACCATATCACTGCCAAAGGAATGGGTAAGGAAAATGGGTGTTAAGACAGGCGATTTTCTTGCGCTTTCAATTGGCGACAGCGGAATACTCAATGTGAGTCCGACAATCATGGAAGCGCGCAGGTCAAGGATCAAGGAATTCATGATAGGCAAGGAGAGCCCCGTACATCTCGAGAGGATGCTGATAGGTGCCTATGTGATGGGTTTCGACACGATAACAGTGAGGGCAAAGGAAAGAATAGATAATTCAATGAAGGAGAGAATAAGGCATTTCACGAGATCTGTTACAGGTGTTGAGATTGTGGAAGAGAGCATAAACAACATAGTCATCAAGGATCTGAGCGATCCGCTTGAACTCTCGCAGGAAAAGGGAGTAAGGCGCCTGCATCTCATTGTGAAGTCCATGCAGGAGGATGCCGTCGGTGCATTCATGAACAGTGATGCTTCTTTAGCGGTGGATGTGATAAACAGAGACTACGATGCTGACCGGCTTTACTGGATTATCATGAAGGTGCACAACATGATGATGAAAAATATGATGCTGTCGGAGAAGCTCAGGATAACTGTCGATGAGAGTAACTCTTTTTTCCAGATTGCCAGATATCTTGAAAGGATTGGAGACCATGCGGTGCAGATTGCCAAATCAGTCGGGGAGCTCAATGAATTTCAGCCTGGCGGCGAAATGAAGGAGAAGTTCGCTAACGCCCACCAGATAGCAATACGGATGCTGGATGGAGCCATGAATGCTTTCTTCAGAAGAAACGTCGAGGAAGCGAACAGGGTCATCGATCAAAGGGAATCGCTCAAGGATTTTCTTTCTGAACTGTCAAGGAAAATACAGAAGGTCAAGGGAGAGGAGGCAATCAATCTTGCACTGATCGAGGAGTCCATCAGGAGGACTGCATATTACTCGACTGATATTTGCGAGGTCTCGATAAACTACTGCATGCTTCCCTGA
- a CDS encoding DNA methyltransferase — translation MRNIPNTGKSVGKRDSSVSASSLIRRLRRIDRIERLPEFRKAVNQLRISLRGSDVVAVYEDGDSGSERTEITVSAIARELEQMLGAYTLGRAKYYLHRLLRGLSETKENGLNDMNMNRWKDYGDIITDSLWIFDRRDRSGSHNAGYWGNFIPQIPYQLLNRFTKKGQWVLDTFLGSGTTLIECRRLGRNGIGIELSAEAAHAAANSIGREANRYGVRTEIIRANSIELDYSRVLEDAGISSVQFILMHPPYWDIIKFSGDPADLSNSPSVEDFLRGIRSIAERTYPYLESGKYMALVIGDKYSGGEWIPLGFRSMEEILRTGYRLKSVIVKNFDETRGKKSQKELWRYRALSGGFYVFKHEYIFLFRKG, via the coding sequence TTGCGAAACATTCCGAATACCGGTAAATCTGTCGGTAAAAGGGACAGCAGCGTAAGCGCCTCCTCCCTGATCCGCAGGCTCAGGCGGATAGACCGCATTGAGAGGCTGCCGGAATTCAGAAAGGCCGTGAACCAGCTCCGCATCTCCCTGAGAGGTTCGGACGTCGTTGCGGTTTACGAAGACGGTGACAGTGGTTCTGAACGCACGGAAATAACGGTTTCGGCCATTGCCAGAGAACTCGAACAGATGCTTGGCGCCTATACGCTGGGACGGGCGAAATACTACCTGCACAGGCTGCTGAGGGGACTGAGTGAGACGAAGGAGAACGGCCTCAACGATATGAATATGAACAGATGGAAAGACTACGGTGACATCATAACGGACAGCCTGTGGATTTTTGACCGGAGAGACAGATCCGGCTCGCACAACGCGGGTTACTGGGGCAATTTCATACCACAGATTCCGTACCAGCTCCTGAACAGATTTACAAAGAAGGGGCAATGGGTTCTGGACACATTTCTAGGAAGCGGCACAACGCTCATTGAATGCAGAAGGCTCGGAAGAAACGGCATAGGCATAGAGCTTTCTGCCGAAGCAGCACATGCCGCGGCCAACTCTATTGGCAGGGAAGCAAACAGATACGGAGTCCGAACTGAAATAATCAGGGCAAACAGCATCGAACTGGATTATTCAAGAGTGCTTGAAGATGCGGGCATATCATCTGTCCAGTTCATACTTATGCATCCGCCCTATTGGGACATAATAAAATTCAGCGGGGATCCGGCCGATCTTTCCAATTCCCCATCTGTTGAAGATTTTCTACGTGGGATCAGGTCGATCGCCGAAAGGACGTATCCGTATCTTGAAAGTGGAAAATACATGGCCCTTGTAATCGGCGACAAGTACTCCGGGGGGGAATGGATTCCGCTGGGATTCCGTTCGATGGAGGAGATCCTCCGCACTGGTTACAGGCTAAAATCGGTTATAGTGAAAAATTTTGATGAGACGAGGGGAAAAAAATCGCAGAAGGAGCTGTGGAGATACAGGGCGCTTTCCGGTGGTTTCTACGTATTCAAGCATGAATACATTTTCCTCTTCAGAAAGGGTTGA
- a CDS encoding MFS transporter: protein MGNSPAQSPFASLDEQGIRKFHIRTLIVSGMGFFTDAYDLFVIGAILPIISVYFGISDKSLTYALISSSALFGAIIGPLIFGPIADRFGRKIVYSFDLVILILAAIGSATSANPSQLILWRFLLGIGIGADYPVSATIMSEFSNRKDRGKLVASVFAMQGFGQLTGALVTVLTLLLQAPLSLSWRIPLAMGAVPAIAVLYVRNKISETPRFAAFSGMQSGDANAAVTNSAALTQEEQRRYGIRIPKRDIFSMYIPLILGTSLCWFALDVAFYGTGIFTNTIIHSTGSISILHSTEITAAIFLFSAFPGYWAAVYLIDNLGRRKLQVLGFLFMAVAYSSIVLIPFIISDVTALFVVYGSTFFFINMGPNTTTFVVPVEVFPTQVRSTAHGIAAASGKSGAAMSAFLFPFMLSYIHLSGIFSWLAVISVMGVALTLLFIPEGQDRRLEEVSGEERLLKTYSEFSDLTSELTEKIVYASEETNRFVQTWGDTADISRRVKEIEHDCDEIVHRIFVRLNTKFIAPINRMEIVSLAQALDDIMDYLEATVARFAMYHIEKSDDSIREFMGTIVQCTREVATGIQHINDIYDKRFDRIVNSCIEINKYENEADTTLRVSLENLFRGTDAIEIVKLKEIYDNLETVTDKCEDVADILRDLTVKYRGV from the coding sequence TTGGGGAACAGCCCCGCACAGAGCCCTTTTGCGTCTCTGGATGAACAGGGAATCAGAAAATTTCACATAAGAACTCTAATCGTCTCGGGAATGGGCTTTTTCACGGACGCGTACGATCTGTTTGTCATAGGCGCGATACTTCCCATTATAAGTGTTTATTTCGGCATATCCGACAAGTCTCTCACCTACGCACTCATATCCAGTTCAGCGCTTTTCGGTGCAATTATAGGACCGCTGATTTTCGGACCTATAGCGGACAGATTTGGCCGCAAGATTGTTTACAGTTTCGACCTTGTGATCCTGATATTGGCCGCGATCGGCTCCGCAACATCGGCTAATCCGAGCCAGCTCATCCTCTGGCGGTTTCTTCTCGGCATAGGCATCGGGGCAGATTACCCTGTAAGCGCAACAATAATGTCCGAGTTTTCCAACAGGAAGGACAGGGGAAAGCTTGTTGCCTCCGTCTTCGCAATGCAGGGATTCGGCCAGCTCACGGGAGCACTGGTCACTGTTCTGACGCTCCTTCTTCAGGCACCACTCTCGCTTTCCTGGAGAATACCGCTTGCAATGGGAGCAGTCCCGGCAATTGCAGTTCTGTATGTGAGGAATAAAATATCCGAAACACCACGGTTTGCAGCATTTTCAGGAATGCAGTCCGGAGATGCGAATGCAGCCGTCACAAACAGCGCTGCACTGACTCAGGAAGAGCAGAGGAGATACGGTATCAGGATACCAAAACGCGATATTTTTTCAATGTATATACCGCTTATACTCGGAACCTCACTGTGCTGGTTCGCCCTGGACGTTGCGTTTTACGGCACAGGAATATTCACCAACACCATAATACACAGCACAGGTTCCATTTCAATCCTGCATTCCACCGAAATCACTGCAGCAATTTTCCTTTTCTCTGCTTTCCCGGGTTACTGGGCGGCTGTTTATCTCATAGATAATCTGGGAAGAAGAAAACTGCAGGTTCTCGGTTTCCTCTTCATGGCAGTCGCATATTCTTCAATAGTGCTTATACCGTTCATTATTTCGGATGTCACAGCTCTCTTTGTCGTATACGGTTCAACATTCTTCTTCATCAACATGGGTCCGAACACGACCACGTTTGTCGTTCCTGTTGAGGTGTTCCCCACCCAGGTGAGGAGTACTGCCCACGGCATAGCCGCCGCATCCGGCAAATCGGGCGCAGCAATGAGCGCGTTTCTGTTCCCGTTCATGCTGAGCTATATTCATTTAAGCGGCATCTTTTCATGGCTCGCCGTGATATCGGTGATGGGTGTCGCGCTTACGCTGTTATTCATACCGGAGGGGCAGGACAGGCGTCTCGAAGAAGTCAGCGGGGAGGAGAGACTGCTTAAAACATATTCGGAATTTTCGGATCTGACTTCGGAACTCACTGAAAAGATCGTCTACGCCTCGGAGGAGACAAACAGATTCGTGCAAACCTGGGGCGATACTGCAGATATTTCCAGGAGAGTGAAGGAAATAGAGCATGACTGTGACGAAATAGTTCACAGGATCTTCGTAAGGCTTAATACAAAATTCATTGCGCCGATAAACAGAATGGAAATAGTTTCGCTTGCGCAGGCGCTGGACGATATAATGGATTACCTGGAGGCAACAGTTGCGAGATTCGCAATGTATCACATAGAAAAATCAGACGACAGCATAAGGGAATTCATGGGCACTATTGTGCAGTGCACAAGAGAAGTTGCCACAGGAATTCAGCACATAAACGACATTTATGACAAGCGGTTCGACAGGATAGTCAACAGCTGTATCGAAATCAACAAGTATGAAAACGAAGCGGACACAACACTCCGTGTGTCACTCGAAAATCTCTTCAGGGGGACGGACGCGATAGAGATCGTAAAGCTGAAGGAAATTTACGACAACCTGGAAACTGTAACGGACAAATGCGAGGATGTTGCCGATATACTCAGGGATCTGACTGTGAAATACAGAGGCGTCTGA